One stretch of Leptospira stimsonii DNA includes these proteins:
- a CDS encoding ABC1 kinase family protein, which produces MLVSSTTGTAEPQETQSYKRHSSAWRFWNASTFVWKKIWSIFWFFKLGRIFFPSYRNEAVQEKYFRSLGTDSRNFFLSMGGVYIKLGQYLGNLSHIFPDSFTESLQDLQDRVPPHPFSEIEERFRQEFGKEITKVFPDIRNVPEASASTAQVHVASIGGQKVAVKVLYPGIEALIANDLKNIRSFLKRINRYLFRFEYKKVHDEISHLVTRETDLQLEADSYDRMRTFFAEEPDYVFPKVIRQFSGKSVLVTEFIEGVKITRATPVLKGQAKSRPMELLVRAYVLMIFQYRFYHADPHPGNLIYTPDEKLCFIDFGAVGEMGANGVFALKKIFLSAISKDYYGVVSGLEDIGALSENADRDKLEEVVRYSLEKLGRFIADTDYFKNLSLDQIHTREDILFLKEINSSLKEIFRMIQIPENFIFLERVLGLLVGITAILDPYRTVLDYGEKPFRTVATGKEGGLESLLLNEDKNLLGNTLSIPGEFYKVLQNINRGKQGIQLREVERHTRKMYILGHQILYSGFLIAGIHFGNYYLEKGLETQSWGFFGTSAFFGLVLIYSFWKNKLKKKGNPL; this is translated from the coding sequence ATGCTCGTTTCTTCCACAACCGGAACAGCCGAACCTCAGGAAACACAATCCTACAAAAGGCATAGTAGCGCCTGGAGATTCTGGAATGCCAGCACCTTTGTTTGGAAAAAGATCTGGTCTATATTCTGGTTTTTTAAATTAGGAAGAATCTTCTTTCCTTCTTATCGAAACGAAGCCGTTCAGGAAAAATATTTCCGGAGTTTAGGAACGGACAGTCGGAATTTCTTCTTATCCATGGGCGGGGTTTATATCAAACTCGGTCAATACCTCGGAAACCTCTCCCATATCTTTCCGGATTCTTTTACGGAATCTCTTCAAGACTTGCAAGACAGAGTTCCTCCCCATCCTTTTTCCGAAATCGAAGAACGGTTTCGTCAGGAATTCGGAAAAGAAATCACAAAGGTCTTTCCCGATATTCGAAACGTTCCGGAAGCGAGCGCATCGACCGCGCAAGTTCACGTCGCTTCGATCGGAGGACAAAAGGTCGCAGTCAAAGTTCTCTATCCGGGAATCGAAGCCCTCATCGCGAATGATCTCAAAAACATCCGCTCCTTTCTCAAACGGATCAACCGCTATCTCTTCCGTTTCGAATACAAAAAAGTCCACGACGAAATCAGTCACCTGGTAACTCGGGAAACCGATCTCCAACTTGAAGCGGATTCTTACGATCGAATGAGAACCTTCTTTGCGGAAGAACCGGACTACGTGTTTCCGAAAGTCATCCGTCAATTTTCAGGGAAGAGTGTTCTTGTTACGGAATTTATCGAAGGAGTCAAGATCACTCGCGCGACTCCCGTTCTCAAAGGACAAGCAAAGTCTAGACCAATGGAACTTCTTGTGAGGGCCTATGTCCTCATGATCTTTCAGTATCGTTTTTATCACGCCGATCCTCATCCCGGAAATCTGATCTACACTCCGGATGAAAAACTTTGCTTTATCGATTTCGGCGCGGTCGGAGAAATGGGAGCGAACGGGGTCTTCGCTCTGAAGAAGATTTTTCTTTCTGCGATCAGCAAAGACTACTACGGCGTCGTTTCCGGATTGGAGGACATCGGCGCGCTTTCGGAAAACGCGGATCGGGACAAACTCGAAGAAGTCGTCCGTTATTCTTTGGAAAAATTAGGAAGATTTATCGCCGATACGGATTATTTTAAAAATCTCTCTCTGGATCAGATTCATACGAGAGAGGACATTCTCTTTCTCAAGGAGATCAATTCCAGCCTGAAAGAAATTTTTAGAATGATTCAGATCCCTGAAAATTTCATTTTCCTGGAAAGGGTATTGGGTTTATTGGTAGGGATCACTGCGATCCTGGATCCGTATCGAACCGTTTTAGACTACGGTGAAAAACCGTTCCGGACAGTCGCCACCGGCAAAGAAGGCGGACTGGAGTCCCTTTTGTTAAACGAAGATAAGAATCTTTTAGGAAACACACTTTCCATTCCCGGAGAATTTTATAAAGTCCTCCAGAACATCAACCGGGGAAAACAAGGAATTCAGCTTCGGGAAGTGGAACGCCACACCCGAAAGATGTATATCCTGGGGCATCAGATTCTTTATTCCGGATTCTTGATTGCAGGAATTCATTTCGGAAATTATTATCTCGAAAAAGGATTGGAAACACAGAGCTGGGGATTTTTCGGAACCTCCGCGTTTTTCGGACTTGTACTCATCTATTCATTCTGGAAGAATAAACTTAAAAAGAAAGGAAACCCCTTGTGA
- a CDS encoding AI-2E family transporter: MRDPERRELSEYFIRIVFFLIVAFTIIVSLWGLQLLAVPIVMALLIFYAFNGTINNLESIGIPRILSIAILMIAISIPIYIFINSVAPPIVSTLNPILKNWKQDLDDAKFKYLTVTVNLQFNEFPASWNETLRPDELIKKIAELMHEQVKSLVSYFPTLIGYMIITPLFAFLFLLNGNGMYKNLISLIPNRYFEMALMVTYKINEQMTNYLKSLMIQSAIICVVSTTGFYIIGLPYFYIFGLFLGVANSVPYLGPIMGAIPPLFFSLVIGGSSSTELMTSILIVVLIAQIIDNFIIQPVVISGSVSLHPIVVVGAVTVGGAALGLVGMLIAVPMAAILKVTIQTFYSSMKDHNLL; the protein is encoded by the coding sequence ATGCGTGATCCGGAAAGAAGAGAACTCTCCGAGTATTTCATTCGAATCGTTTTTTTTCTGATCGTCGCGTTTACGATCATAGTCTCCTTGTGGGGACTTCAGCTCCTTGCGGTCCCGATCGTAATGGCGCTTTTGATTTTTTATGCGTTCAACGGAACGATCAACAATCTGGAAAGTATCGGGATTCCGAGAATTCTTTCGATCGCGATTCTTATGATTGCGATCAGCATTCCGATCTATATCTTCATTAACTCCGTCGCGCCTCCGATCGTTTCCACCCTCAATCCGATTCTTAAAAATTGGAAACAAGATCTGGACGACGCGAAGTTCAAGTATCTGACCGTAACCGTAAATCTTCAGTTCAACGAATTCCCTGCGAGTTGGAACGAGACCTTAAGACCGGATGAACTCATCAAAAAAATCGCCGAACTCATGCACGAGCAGGTGAAAAGTCTCGTTTCTTATTTTCCGACTTTGATCGGTTATATGATCATCACTCCCCTATTCGCATTCTTATTTTTGCTAAACGGAAATGGGATGTATAAGAATCTGATTTCTCTGATTCCGAATCGTTATTTCGAAATGGCATTGATGGTCACCTATAAGATCAACGAACAGATGACGAACTATCTCAAAAGCCTTATGATTCAGAGTGCAATCATCTGTGTCGTTTCGACCACGGGCTTTTATATCATCGGGCTTCCTTACTTTTACATTTTCGGATTATTCTTGGGGGTCGCGAATTCGGTGCCGTACCTCGGTCCGATCATGGGTGCGATTCCACCGTTATTCTTCTCTCTTGTCATCGGAGGAAGCTCCTCTACGGAACTGATGACTTCTATTCTGATCGTCGTTTTGATCGCGCAGATCATAGACAACTTTATCATTCAGCCGGTTGTAATTTCAGGCTCCGTTTCTTTACATCCGATCGTAGTCGTCGGCGCGGTGACCGTCGGTGGGGCGGCCCTCGGTCTTGTGGGAATGTTGATCGCCGTTCCGATGGCCGCAATTTTAAAAGTCACGATCCAGACGTTTTACAGTTCGATGAAGGATCACAATTTGCTGTGA
- a CDS encoding LA_1326/LA_4305 family lipoprotein, translating to MKLIFKSFSVLIILLLVQCSWVHERGIFFWSKSQNLIYNSEEVAYFKISPSKVEQFDEFVPPGPFSHPVDLKPEQWKDLLGNLKYVKKSSLGFFTDHVFSDGELEIIARDLPHVMKSLPENKILVLITKYDDIQSVISTEELTTALIWGEKTKVNLVFGKIKREIIDKNIGMDFALWTDIRQIYLTNVSDGTEISDNGSVQFQTVKNVPNRKWVVFNLDQMEQYKFKPRKRNEIRRLTDENDRPGG from the coding sequence ATGAAACTAATATTCAAATCTTTCTCTGTTCTTATCATTCTTCTCCTCGTTCAATGCTCTTGGGTTCACGAAAGAGGAATCTTTTTCTGGTCCAAAAGTCAAAACCTAATCTATAACTCGGAAGAGGTCGCGTATTTCAAAATTTCCCCTTCCAAGGTCGAGCAGTTTGACGAGTTCGTTCCTCCGGGTCCGTTTTCTCATCCCGTAGATCTCAAACCCGAGCAGTGGAAGGACCTTTTAGGAAATCTCAAATACGTTAAAAAGTCCTCTCTCGGTTTTTTTACAGATCATGTCTTTTCCGATGGAGAATTGGAAATCATTGCAAGAGATCTTCCACACGTGATGAAATCTCTTCCGGAGAACAAGATTCTTGTTTTGATTACGAAATACGATGACATTCAATCCGTGATCTCAACGGAAGAATTGACCACGGCACTCATCTGGGGTGAGAAGACAAAGGTGAATCTCGTCTTTGGGAAGATCAAAAGGGAAATCATCGACAAGAACATCGGTATGGATTTTGCTCTTTGGACCGATATCAGACAGATTTATCTTACGAACGTTTCGGATGGAACGGAGATTTCGGATAACGGATCCGTTCAGTTCCAGACGGTGAAAAATGTTCCCAATCGCAAATGGGTTGTTTTTAATTTGGATCAGATGGAACAGTATAAGTTCAAACCGAGAAAGAGAAATGAAATTCGAAGACTTACCGATGAAAACGATCGTCCGGGCGGTTGA
- a CDS encoding lipoprotein signal peptidase translates to MKYFEKRFLDVYRPLYLGVIFIGVVLDLLTKFLVILYYQPHRYVEVLGDFFRMTLTFNTGFVFGAFQDNAIPSLVATGVAIVFLIGYRWKNFDLGNPWGWNLVMAGAFGNFLDKFFVKIPGTGFRIGFQPNAGEYIGVVDFLDFDWPDFLLFSRWPAFNVADSCVTIGLTILILTMKLEEEK, encoded by the coding sequence GTGAAATATTTTGAAAAACGATTTTTAGACGTCTATCGTCCTCTCTATCTGGGCGTCATCTTTATCGGCGTCGTCTTGGATCTTCTTACGAAGTTTCTCGTGATTCTTTACTATCAACCGCATCGTTACGTGGAAGTTCTCGGTGACTTCTTCCGAATGACTCTTACGTTCAATACCGGTTTTGTTTTCGGCGCCTTCCAGGACAACGCGATTCCATCCTTGGTTGCGACCGGAGTTGCGATCGTCTTTTTGATCGGTTACAGATGGAAGAATTTCGATCTCGGAAATCCTTGGGGTTGGAACCTCGTGATGGCCGGAGCCTTCGGAAACTTCCTCGATAAATTCTTCGTAAAAATTCCGGGAACCGGTTTTAGAATCGGTTTTCAACCCAACGCGGGAGAATACATCGGAGTTGTGGACTTCTTAGATTTCGACTGGCCGGACTTTTTACTCTTCTCCCGTTGGCCGGCATTCAACGTGGCAGACTCCTGTGTCACGATAGGACTTACGATTCTTATCCTAACGATGAAACTCGAAGAGGAGAAATAA
- a CDS encoding amidohydrolase, with protein MASAKVTLFQKHLNQPITNEQKSKLAKEKSDFLLLPEYFPFYNSSSTPEGSSEKAKALTDELLQISEYYKGVIIGGSIFRKDDSGKMKLSVPIIQSVVVVDWYEKHELLPVEKPALTGESETIFIMSGFRFGIVTGKEIENPKRLEELRSQNVNLLFHIDSVLEADSTHAQDLERYAKLSAQSGIFIARVSGVGSALGRVGVGRSLLSTASGVNWKVAESEKDKEVIKTVTINGVNGLF; from the coding sequence TTGGCATCCGCAAAAGTAACACTTTTTCAAAAACATCTCAATCAACCCATCACAAACGAACAAAAGTCGAAACTTGCGAAGGAGAAGTCGGACTTTCTCCTTCTTCCGGAATACTTTCCGTTTTATAACTCATCCTCCACTCCGGAAGGATCTTCGGAAAAAGCAAAAGCGCTGACGGACGAGTTATTGCAAATTTCAGAATATTATAAAGGTGTAATTATCGGAGGTTCCATTTTTAGAAAGGACGACTCTGGGAAGATGAAACTTTCGGTCCCGATCATCCAGAGTGTTGTGGTGGTGGATTGGTACGAAAAACACGAACTTCTTCCCGTGGAAAAACCTGCTTTAACGGGCGAATCCGAAACCATTTTTATCATGAGCGGCTTTCGATTCGGAATCGTTACAGGAAAGGAAATCGAAAACCCGAAACGTCTGGAAGAACTAAGATCTCAAAACGTAAATCTTCTTTTTCATATCGACTCCGTTTTGGAAGCGGATTCTACTCACGCTCAAGATTTGGAACGTTATGCGAAACTTTCCGCTCAATCCGGAATTTTTATCGCGAGGGTCAGCGGAGTCGGGTCCGCTTTAGGTCGTGTTGGAGTCGGCAGAAGTCTTCTTTCGACTGCTTCCGGAGTCAACTGGAAGGTCGCCGAATCGGAGAAAGACAAGGAAGTGATCAAAACCGTGACGATCAATGGGGTCAACGGACTGTTCTAA
- the ileS gene encoding isoleucine--tRNA ligase — protein MSETQKENPYSSTVLLPKTDFPMKADLAKREPAQIQAWKSGKIFHRMRELRKGKKEFILHDGPPYANGNFHLGHSLNKILKDTIVKSKALAGFYTDMIPGWDCHGLPIEVQVLKNLGKKARETGPEELRQLCRNYAEEFVGKQSEDLSRFLCFWEEGRIYKTMSPDFEARIVEVFGDLFQEGYVYRGKKPVYWSIDLATAHAEAEIEYYPHVSPSIYVKFPVIGEPNRYCLIWTTTPWTLPANLAICFNRKIEYSIFKTESGEELILADGLAENVTNATGVALTKVKPVTADELSALKFQHPFIDRVSIPLFGDHVTLEAGTGCVHTAPGHGQDDYKVGLAAGLEPFSPVDDYGKYTDEFPMMQGTKVFDANPLIIELLKEKGFLFHHSEFEHSYPHSWRSKKPLIFRATPQWFFKMDFNKLREKSLEAIDGVQWIPNWGITRIRSMVETRPDWCLSRQRNWGVPIPAFTCEACGETHINGASIQFFTQKVREKGIEIWYSQKASELLPSDAKCEKCGKNSFKKGNDILDVWFDSGVSSFAVLDERKGEPPADLYLEGSDQHRGWFQSSLWPSMALRGIPPFKTVLTHGYVLDEKGHPMSKSLGNGIDPTTDIINVYGADILRLWVSSLDFRDDIKVGKESVKIVSEQYRKIRNTFRYLLGNLDGHREEENLPFEELEEIDRFYLSKLAQFVEDASASYETYQFHQIYQRLILFCTVTLSQDYFDMIRDRMYCDARDSKTRRSSATALQKILETLCILTAPILSFTAEEVWASNGKKESVFLQTFPEIKAWKNPALEEKFESALLAREAVQKALELARQEGKIGKSLEAGLEIVPKDGSKLTKLLPRETLELLFVVSQVHETNPKLEVLSSHENEKFSVRVLKPTQEECPRCWRHTEDIAKEGDLCGRCKSVVG, from the coding sequence ATGAGCGAAACACAAAAAGAAAATCCGTATTCGTCCACCGTATTGCTTCCCAAGACCGATTTTCCTATGAAAGCGGATCTTGCAAAAAGAGAACCCGCGCAGATCCAAGCCTGGAAGTCGGGGAAAATCTTTCATAGGATGAGAGAACTTAGAAAAGGGAAAAAAGAGTTCATCCTTCACGACGGTCCTCCGTATGCGAACGGAAATTTTCACTTGGGGCACTCGCTCAATAAGATCTTAAAAGATACGATCGTAAAATCGAAAGCGCTGGCCGGATTTTATACGGACATGATTCCGGGTTGGGATTGCCACGGACTTCCGATCGAAGTTCAGGTTTTAAAGAATCTCGGTAAAAAAGCGCGTGAAACCGGACCGGAAGAACTGAGACAACTCTGTAGAAATTACGCGGAAGAGTTTGTTGGAAAACAGAGCGAGGACTTGAGTCGTTTTCTTTGTTTCTGGGAAGAAGGAAGAATCTACAAAACGATGTCTCCCGATTTCGAAGCAAGAATTGTGGAAGTGTTCGGAGATCTTTTTCAGGAAGGTTACGTCTATCGCGGAAAAAAACCGGTCTATTGGTCGATCGATTTGGCGACAGCGCACGCGGAAGCAGAGATAGAATACTATCCACACGTATCTCCTTCGATCTATGTGAAATTTCCCGTGATCGGAGAGCCGAATCGTTACTGTCTAATTTGGACGACGACTCCTTGGACTCTTCCGGCGAATCTTGCGATTTGCTTTAACAGAAAAATTGAATATTCTATTTTTAAAACGGAGTCCGGAGAAGAATTGATTCTCGCAGACGGACTCGCCGAAAACGTTACGAACGCTACCGGGGTGGCGTTGACAAAAGTAAAACCGGTCACTGCGGACGAACTCTCGGCTCTCAAATTCCAACATCCTTTTATCGATCGAGTTTCCATTCCTCTCTTTGGAGATCACGTGACTCTGGAAGCGGGGACGGGCTGTGTTCACACGGCGCCAGGGCACGGGCAAGACGACTACAAGGTTGGGCTTGCGGCAGGGTTGGAACCATTTTCGCCCGTAGACGACTACGGAAAATATACCGATGAATTTCCAATGATGCAGGGAACGAAGGTTTTTGACGCGAACCCACTCATCATAGAACTCCTGAAAGAGAAGGGATTCCTTTTTCATCACAGTGAGTTCGAACATTCTTACCCACATAGCTGGAGAAGTAAAAAACCTCTGATCTTTCGCGCGACTCCGCAGTGGTTTTTCAAGATGGACTTCAACAAACTCAGAGAAAAATCTCTCGAAGCGATCGACGGGGTTCAGTGGATTCCGAACTGGGGTATCACGAGAATCCGTTCTATGGTAGAGACAAGACCTGACTGGTGTTTGTCTCGTCAGAGAAACTGGGGAGTTCCGATTCCTGCGTTTACTTGCGAAGCTTGCGGAGAAACTCATATCAACGGGGCTTCGATTCAATTCTTTACTCAGAAAGTTCGTGAAAAAGGAATCGAGATCTGGTATTCTCAAAAAGCGAGCGAACTTCTACCTTCCGATGCAAAGTGCGAGAAGTGCGGAAAGAATTCATTCAAGAAAGGAAACGATATCCTGGACGTCTGGTTTGATTCCGGTGTTTCCAGCTTTGCGGTGTTAGACGAAAGAAAAGGGGAGCCGCCGGCGGATCTTTATTTGGAAGGATCGGATCAACACAGGGGTTGGTTCCAATCTTCTCTCTGGCCTTCGATGGCACTAAGAGGAATTCCTCCCTTTAAAACGGTATTGACCCATGGATATGTTTTGGACGAAAAAGGGCACCCGATGTCCAAGTCTCTCGGAAACGGGATCGATCCGACGACCGATATCATCAACGTATATGGGGCCGATATTCTGAGGCTCTGGGTGAGTTCCTTGGACTTCCGGGACGATATCAAAGTCGGAAAGGAATCCGTGAAGATCGTATCCGAACAATACAGGAAGATTCGAAATACGTTCCGATATCTTTTGGGAAATTTAGATGGACATCGCGAAGAGGAAAACCTTCCCTTCGAAGAACTGGAAGAAATCGATCGATTCTACCTTTCCAAACTCGCGCAGTTCGTCGAAGACGCAAGTGCGAGTTACGAAACGTATCAGTTTCATCAGATCTATCAGAGACTCATTCTATTCTGTACCGTGACCTTGTCTCAGGATTACTTCGATATGATCCGGGATCGGATGTACTGCGACGCGAGGGATTCCAAAACGAGAAGATCCTCAGCGACGGCGCTCCAAAAAATTCTGGAAACGTTATGTATTTTGACAGCGCCGATCTTGAGTTTTACCGCGGAAGAAGTCTGGGCTTCCAATGGGAAAAAAGAATCCGTGTTCTTGCAAACGTTTCCGGAAATAAAAGCCTGGAAGAATCCTGCGCTTGAAGAAAAGTTCGAATCCGCGTTGCTGGCAAGAGAAGCCGTGCAGAAGGCCCTTGAGCTTGCAAGACAAGAAGGAAAGATCGGAAAGTCGCTCGAGGCGGGTCTGGAGATCGTTCCGAAAGACGGATCGAAACTCACGAAACTCTTACCAAGGGAAACGTTGGAACTCCTCTTTGTCGTATCACAAGTGCACGAGACAAATCCGAAGTTGGAAGTCCTCTCATCCCACGAGAACGAAAAATTCTCCGTAAGAGTTTTGAAACCGACTCAGGAAGAATGTCCTCGTTGCTGGAGACATACGGAAGACATCGCAAAAGAAGGAGATCTCTGCGGGCGTTGTAAGTCCGTCGTAGGTTGA
- a CDS encoding YcxB family protein, translating into MQISYELTLEDIVNFNEYHFRHSKVSKKKRMIAKLIIPIWSSFVFLALNYTNLDEISFLFNIPIFLFAIAWFFLFDRLYFWRLRNNVDKMLREKENKGMIGKQKITLSNDQLLFETSFTSAQFKPGSISEVIETRDYFFLYVSSLNALIVPQSSIQASEKKEFLEKLQSFVI; encoded by the coding sequence ATGCAGATCTCCTACGAATTGACTTTGGAAGATATAGTAAACTTCAATGAATATCATTTTCGACATTCCAAGGTTTCAAAAAAGAAAAGAATGATCGCAAAACTCATCATTCCCATTTGGTCCTCGTTCGTCTTTTTGGCGTTAAACTATACGAACCTAGACGAAATTTCCTTTCTCTTCAATATTCCAATATTCTTATTTGCAATCGCCTGGTTTTTTCTTTTTGACCGGCTCTATTTTTGGCGACTCCGAAACAATGTCGATAAAATGCTTCGCGAGAAAGAAAACAAAGGAATGATCGGAAAACAAAAAATCACTTTATCCAATGATCAGCTTCTCTTTGAAACGTCATTTACTTCCGCACAGTTTAAGCCGGGTTCGATCAGTGAAGTGATCGAAACAAGGGATTACTTCTTTTTATACGTATCCTCACTGAACGCCTTGATTGTTCCGCAAAGTTCCATACAGGCTTCAGAGAAGAAGGAATTTCTGGAAAAACTTCAGAGTTTTGTGATTTAG
- a CDS encoding cyclic nucleotide-binding domain-containing protein has protein sequence MKALDLPIWRKIFSRKEANNKEIIHFLRETSVFGRMKKRTLIEIARMVHVREYQEGETVFRQGEVGAGFYLVYEGSVVIRSVRDGIELDLAHLDQHAFFGELSLFTEERRTASAIAMEHTTLLGFFQPDLKEIIETKPRIGIEILMSLSTVIVERLHRTNGLLEKAYFRGKQKNA, from the coding sequence TTGAAAGCCTTGGACCTGCCCATCTGGAGAAAAATATTCAGCCGAAAGGAAGCGAACAATAAGGAAATCATACATTTTCTTCGGGAGACGAGCGTCTTTGGAAGAATGAAAAAAAGAACCCTGATTGAGATCGCGAGAATGGTGCACGTCCGAGAATACCAAGAAGGGGAAACCGTCTTCAGGCAAGGAGAAGTCGGAGCGGGATTTTATCTCGTCTACGAAGGTTCGGTTGTAATCCGTTCCGTTCGAGACGGAATCGAACTTGATCTCGCACATCTCGACCAACACGCGTTCTTCGGAGAACTTTCGCTCTTTACGGAAGAAAGAAGAACCGCGAGCGCGATTGCGATGGAACATACGACGTTGCTCGGATTTTTTCAACCGGACTTAAAAGAAATCATAGAAACAAAACCGAGAATCGGAATCGAAATTCTCATGAGCCTTTCCACGGTAATCGTGGAACGACTTCATAGAACGAACGGACTTCTCGAAAAAGCCTACTTTCGAGGAAAACAAAAGAATGCGTGA
- a CDS encoding STAS domain-containing protein codes for MIIRSEIRENHIVLSVLEDILMDNSRDFYYEFEESVKSGSPEIISFFLGKVKFIDSSGIGIIIKVRNQIREKNGTVNIFGLNKSLNSVFRLSGLDKIVNLYTNDEFLNKYPIFQEFVDQNSK; via the coding sequence ATGATCATCCGCAGCGAGATTCGAGAGAACCACATCGTTCTTAGCGTTCTTGAAGATATTCTGATGGATAATTCGAGGGATTTCTACTACGAATTTGAAGAATCGGTAAAAAGCGGAAGTCCTGAAATCATCAGTTTTTTCCTCGGAAAGGTTAAATTCATAGATTCTTCCGGAATTGGCATCATCATCAAAGTACGGAATCAAATCCGAGAAAAAAACGGCACCGTCAACATATTCGGACTCAATAAATCCCTAAACTCGGTGTTTCGACTATCGGGCCTGGACAAAATTGTGAACCTTTATACGAACGACGAGTTTCTAAACAAGTATCCGATTTTCCAGGAGTTTGTGGATCAAAATTCTAAATGA